From Oncorhynchus clarkii lewisi isolate Uvic-CL-2024 chromosome 26, UVic_Ocla_1.0, whole genome shotgun sequence, the proteins below share one genomic window:
- the LOC139384977 gene encoding cytochrome b5-like: MGEEIKDNKTNTNGADNVDVTHTAEETADSDVTYYTLEEVKTHNKRTDAWLIIHDKVYNITSFLAEHPGGEDVLMAQAGTDATVSFEDVGHSKDARAMLIKYYIGELQMDDRKDGAKEEFITTSGDGSSLWTTWVIPAIVAVVVGIMYRYYMQERKSP; the protein is encoded by the exons ATGGGCGAGGAAATTAAAGATAACAAGACCAACACAAACGGTGCTGATAACGTAGACGTGACTCACACAGCAGAAGAGACAGCAGACAGCGATGTGACATACTACACCTTGGAAGAAGTAAAAACTCATAATAAGCGCACGGACGCATGGCTTATCATCCACGATAAAGTCTATAACATCACCAGTTTCTTGGCAGAG CATCCAGGAGGTGAGGATGTTTTGATGGCACAGGCGGGTACAGATGCCACAGTGAGCTTTGAGGATGTTGGTCACTCTAAAGATGCCAGAGCGATGCTCATCAAGTACTACATTGGGGAGCTCCAGATG GATGACCGGAAGGATGGCGCAAAG GAAGAATTCATTACGACTTCAGGAGATGGCTCCAG cTTGTGGACAACATGGGTGATACCTGCCATAGTTGCAGTTGTTGTGGGTATCATGTATCGATACTACATGCAGGAGCGCAAGTCTCCCTGA